In a single window of the bacterium genome:
- the tnpB gene encoding IS66 family insertion sequence element accessory protein TnpB, translated as MIAPARAVRVFAYPRPTDLRKGYNGLYGLVAEGLRSDPLSGDLFLFVNRKRTSCKVLLFDGTGLCIFMKRLEQGQFADVWREDCAAITLTGSELSLFIEGCSMVGSRPLSPPPITSF; from the coding sequence GTGATCGCGCCGGCCCGTGCCGTCCGAGTCTTTGCGTACCCTCGTCCGACCGACCTCCGAAAGGGCTACAACGGCCTGTACGGATTGGTCGCCGAAGGCCTCCGGTCCGATCCGCTCAGCGGCGACTTGTTCCTGTTCGTGAATCGGAAGCGTACGAGCTGCAAGGTGCTGCTCTTCGATGGCACCGGGCTCTGCATCTTCATGAAACGGCTCGAGCAGGGGCAGTTCGCGGACGTCTGGCGCGAGGATTGTGCCGCCATCACCTTGACCGGCAGCGAGCTGAGTCTCTTCATCGAGGGCTGCTCGATGGTTGGATCCAGGCCTTTGTCGCCACCGCCGATCACGTCGTTCTAA
- a CDS encoding IS66 family transposase: MSVRLETETDIEHLRKVALMQDSELRRLSKQVVDLKRELAELKGEPMTQAELEGLFESELEKLSAAQPAPTPKSPKREPKKRTKFGPRDQSGLEQLFEHHKLHPADLACPECGEELQAMAGQFDQSQLVSVVQLKYVLVNLRLQKYRCAKGCCIDQPLAPQRATPGGRYSVEFAAKVAIDKYLNHLPLARQARMMAEHRLSISRNVLWSQVKHMGMALRPIWLALIKNILSQRVIGLDQTGWPNLERRSAKKWQMWCLTAPGMTAHIIRDDKGRETFDDLTAGFEGVVVCDMMSTHLSAEKGRAELTLAACWAHIRRKFAECEKDFPKARVALDHIRSLYDFDAEASGEEALREIRKTKSRDVHKALQGWLLATPMPKFTSLGKAIRHTLKHWTQLSAFLENPQIPLDNNATERALRGPVVGRRNHFGSKSRRGTETAAILYSVIETAKLAGVPVSDYLVEAVRASRDNHVLTPAAYKRHQACDHG, encoded by the coding sequence ATGAGCGTTCGCCTGGAAACCGAAACGGACATCGAGCATTTGCGCAAGGTGGCGTTGATGCAAGACAGCGAGCTTCGCCGGCTCTCCAAGCAGGTCGTGGATCTCAAACGCGAACTGGCCGAGCTGAAGGGCGAGCCGATGACTCAGGCCGAGCTCGAAGGCCTGTTCGAGAGCGAACTTGAAAAGCTCAGCGCGGCCCAACCCGCCCCGACGCCGAAGTCACCCAAACGCGAGCCCAAGAAGCGCACCAAGTTTGGTCCTCGAGATCAGAGCGGCCTCGAGCAACTATTCGAGCACCACAAGCTACATCCTGCAGACCTGGCGTGCCCCGAGTGCGGAGAGGAACTCCAGGCGATGGCGGGGCAGTTCGACCAGTCACAGCTCGTCAGCGTTGTTCAGCTGAAGTATGTGCTGGTGAATCTGCGCCTCCAAAAGTACCGCTGTGCCAAGGGCTGCTGCATCGATCAGCCGCTCGCGCCTCAGCGCGCTACCCCTGGCGGTCGGTACTCGGTGGAGTTCGCTGCCAAGGTCGCCATCGACAAGTACCTGAACCATCTACCGCTTGCTCGGCAGGCGCGAATGATGGCCGAGCATAGACTCTCTATCAGCCGCAACGTTCTGTGGTCCCAGGTCAAACACATGGGCATGGCGCTTCGACCGATTTGGTTGGCTCTCATCAAGAACATTCTTTCTCAGCGAGTGATTGGCCTCGATCAGACCGGATGGCCAAACCTTGAGAGACGTAGCGCGAAGAAATGGCAGATGTGGTGCCTGACGGCTCCTGGCATGACGGCTCACATCATTCGCGACGACAAAGGCAGAGAGACGTTCGATGACCTCACCGCTGGATTCGAGGGGGTCGTCGTATGCGACATGATGAGCACCCATCTGTCCGCAGAAAAGGGTCGAGCTGAACTCACGCTCGCGGCCTGTTGGGCACACATCCGTCGCAAGTTCGCAGAGTGCGAGAAGGACTTCCCGAAAGCGCGAGTCGCGCTCGACCACATCCGGAGCCTTTATGACTTCGACGCGGAAGCCTCTGGCGAGGAAGCGCTGCGAGAGATCCGGAAAACCAAGAGCCGTGATGTGCACAAAGCGCTGCAGGGCTGGCTGCTGGCCACGCCGATGCCAAAGTTCACGAGCCTCGGCAAAGCCATTCGGCACACGCTCAAGCACTGGACTCAGCTGAGCGCGTTCTTGGAGAACCCACAGATACCGCTCGACAACAACGCGACGGAGCGCGCCCTACGAGGTCCGGTTGTTGGCCGTCGAAATCACTTCGGCTCGAAGTCCCGCCGCGGCACCGAGACCGCCGCGATCCTCTACTCGGTGATCGAGACTGCAAAGCTCGCTGGCGTGCCAGTCTCCGACTATCTCGTCGAAGCGGTCCGGGCCTCCCGCGACAATCATGTGCTAACGCCAGCCGCCTACAAGCGGCACCAGGCTTGCGACCACGGCTGA